A segment of the Siphonobacter curvatus genome:
GGTGTAATTCGCGGGTTGCCTGATAATAGTCGTCTACGTGTTCGAGCACGTGATTACAAAAGGCAACATCAAAGCTGTTGTCGGGGAAGGGAATCTGGTGAATGTCCATTTTGACTTTAGCCAGCGGACTTTCGATATCGGCCGTGATGTATCCTTCGCCGTGTATTTTCTCGAAGCGTTCCATGAAGCAGTGTTCCGGAGCGACGTGCAGGACCCGTTTTTTTCCTTTGAAAAAGTCGGTTCGTTCCTGTAAATATAGGTACATGAGCCGGTGTCGTTCCAGAGCCAGACAGTTGGGACACAGGGCATTAGCCCGCGACTGCAAACGGCCGTAGGGGAGAAACCGCCGAAACGTCTGACCACAAACGGGACATTCTTTGTCGGTACCTTTTAGGAAAAACGCCGTGATTTTCAGGGGAATATAACTCACCCGTTGCAAAACGGGCCGGGGAACCGTACGAAGAATAAAGGAAATGAGACGCTTCACTGCAGTAAAGATTACGGAATAAGCGACAAAGATAAACGGCGGCGGACAGATTTAAATCGAAGAGGACAGATTATAGAGCAGAGCCATCAGACGCTGACTTTTCAGAATCTAATGCCTATTCTCTATAATCTGTCCTCTCAAGGTTGTACGCGGTCGCTTACA
Coding sequences within it:
- a CDS encoding class I SAM-dependent methyltransferase; this encodes MKRLISFILRTVPRPVLQRVSYIPLKITAFFLKGTDKECPVCGQTFRRFLPYGRLQSRANALCPNCLALERHRLMYLYLQERTDFFKGKKRVLHVAPEHCFMERFEKIHGEGYITADIESPLAKVKMDIHQIPFPDNSFDVAFCNHVLEHVDDYYQATRELHRVLKPGGWAIIQSPQDWSKPHTFEDPTITDPKERERIFWQNDHLRLFGQDYGQELAKGGFKVTEDRFVLEMPRERVERYALPSKEIIYYCQK